A single window of Lepeophtheirus salmonis chromosome 2, UVic_Lsal_1.4, whole genome shotgun sequence DNA harbors:
- the LOC121113727 gene encoding uncharacterized protein, with the protein MSEYIRRPNPSITHQFQLCQRISRNMVKLFSYISLLAILIFEIHGSVLRSSHPKYQDLNDGVLLHPLHSHYALIKRSEGYKNPMTAQLSSGIITDLRELLGDIRYDNINSGLDRTLDPERLLRLS; encoded by the exons ATGAGTGAGTATATAAGGAGACCTAACCCTTCAATAACTCATCAGTTCCAACTTTGTCAAAGGATCAGTCGAAACATGGTCAAACTCTTTAGTTACATTTCTCTCCTTGCTATCCTTATTTTTGAG ATCCATGGATCCGTACTTCGATCCTCTCATCCCAAGTATCAAGATCTCAATGATGGAGTTCTCCTTCATCCACTACATTCACATTACGCCTTAATCAAACGCTCTGAGGGCTATAAAAACCCCATGACAGCTCAA CTATCGAGTGGGATCATCACGGATCTGAGGGAGTTACTCGGGGATATTCGCTATGACAATATCAACTCTGGGCTGGATAGAACACTAG aTCCTGAAAGACTTCTTCGTCTGagttaa